Proteins from a single region of Starkeya sp. ORNL1:
- a CDS encoding sugar ABC transporter substrate-binding protein, which translates to MMRLVRTLFTLALISFPLGISGAWAADIRFTAGEYSGFTRPFLERAARDFEALHPGTRIQIEVIPWDSYLQKLTTDISGGDQPDLAIVPTMWVSDLASDRLLEPLDALATPEFKSKFIPAFLVPATVDGHLLGLPAAASARAMVVNTDLLSRAGAPEPKTWESLKEAARLVAALPDTYGFGLPGKEVEVDTYFYYALWAFGGEILKDGRSGLAAPEAIRAATAYMSLINDKATEPAPTAHSREDVFKLFKEGRIGIIFTYPMLIPQLKEEAPKLHYAVMPFPVETKPVTLGVTDVLTLSSSSKNKQVAWEFAQFLYGDKYRAEFDRAEGLLPVTVSEAASSYYKDNPDIAAFAAGLAYARFFPTVKGWPEISDITVRALQTMYLGQRTPTEAMTDAARQIDEVLARP; encoded by the coding sequence ATGATGCGCCTGGTCAGAACCTTGTTCACGCTTGCGCTTATATCGTTCCCGCTCGGGATTTCTGGTGCCTGGGCGGCCGATATTCGGTTCACGGCCGGCGAATACTCCGGCTTTACACGTCCGTTCCTCGAGCGCGCGGCTCGCGACTTCGAAGCGCTTCACCCTGGAACACGCATCCAAATTGAGGTCATCCCGTGGGACAGCTACCTGCAAAAGCTCACGACCGACATCAGCGGCGGCGATCAACCCGATCTAGCGATCGTTCCGACCATGTGGGTGTCCGACCTCGCATCCGACCGCCTTCTTGAACCCCTCGATGCGTTGGCGACACCCGAATTCAAGTCGAAGTTCATACCAGCGTTCCTGGTGCCGGCCACCGTTGATGGCCATCTCCTTGGTTTGCCAGCGGCCGCCTCGGCTCGGGCGATGGTTGTGAACACGGATCTCCTCAGCCGGGCAGGCGCACCCGAGCCGAAGACATGGGAGTCGCTCAAGGAGGCCGCCCGGCTTGTCGCCGCCTTACCTGACACCTATGGGTTCGGGCTTCCCGGCAAAGAGGTCGAGGTCGATACGTATTTTTACTACGCACTCTGGGCGTTTGGCGGGGAAATCCTGAAGGACGGACGGAGCGGCCTCGCGGCTCCAGAGGCCATTCGCGCAGCGACCGCCTATATGTCGCTCATCAACGACAAGGCGACCGAGCCGGCACCGACGGCGCACAGCCGCGAGGATGTCTTCAAGCTCTTCAAGGAGGGCCGCATTGGAATTATCTTTACCTATCCGATGCTGATCCCGCAGCTGAAAGAAGAAGCGCCTAAGCTTCACTATGCCGTCATGCCGTTTCCGGTCGAGACCAAGCCGGTTACGCTAGGGGTAACCGACGTCTTGACGCTGTCGAGTTCCTCGAAGAACAAGCAGGTCGCCTGGGAGTTCGCGCAGTTCCTATACGGTGACAAGTATCGCGCCGAGTTCGATCGCGCGGAGGGGCTCCTTCCTGTCACAGTCTCGGAAGCAGCGAGTAGCTATTACAAGGACAATCCAGACATCGCGGCATTCGCAGCCGGGCTCGCATACGCGCGCTTCTTCCCTACGGTCAAAGGCTGGCCTGAAATCTCGGATATCACAGTTCGCGCTCTACAGACCATGTACCTTGGCCAGCGGACACCAACGGAGGCGATGACCGATGCAGCGCGGCAAATCGACGAAGTCCTCGCTCGGCCTTGA
- a CDS encoding sugar ABC transporter permease → MQRGKSTKSSLGLDGEALQNRHTLLLLIAPSAIVTAVIALIPVLLLVRMSVSQISRFGKIGDYIGLANFIRLAEDPALPDIALRTGLWTVSVVAGTILIALPTALILNRPFFGRGLAQFLILAPWAISVTSMAVVWRRALGDEAGLVNRLASTIGFSDPSITWLGSTSLSFSFEILIAILVSVPFSTVIFLAGLSSIPTDLDDAARLAGAGAIGKLKYLTLPLLRPFIWVVLIFNVAYVTNSFPIIWILTQGGPAHRTDILITYLYKLAFTFGRLGEAAALSLVMLCGLGVVTVLMLRMIERSDYA, encoded by the coding sequence ATGCAGCGCGGCAAATCGACGAAGTCCTCGCTCGGCCTTGATGGTGAAGCGCTACAGAATCGGCACACGCTTCTTCTGCTTATTGCCCCAAGTGCCATCGTGACTGCAGTTATCGCCCTGATACCTGTACTGCTCCTGGTCCGGATGTCCGTCTCTCAGATATCGCGTTTCGGTAAGATCGGCGATTACATAGGGTTGGCGAATTTCATACGCCTGGCCGAAGATCCGGCCCTGCCCGACATTGCGCTTCGGACAGGCCTGTGGACCGTGTCGGTGGTTGCCGGCACTATCCTCATCGCGCTACCGACCGCGCTAATTCTCAATCGGCCCTTCTTCGGCAGAGGATTGGCCCAGTTCCTCATTCTCGCACCGTGGGCAATATCAGTAACCTCGATGGCAGTTGTCTGGCGGCGCGCTCTTGGTGACGAGGCGGGACTGGTAAACAGATTGGCCTCCACGATCGGATTCTCCGACCCCTCGATCACATGGCTGGGTTCGACCTCTCTCAGTTTCAGCTTCGAGATTTTAATTGCTATTCTGGTATCCGTGCCCTTTAGTACTGTAATCTTTCTTGCTGGACTATCTTCGATACCGACCGACCTCGACGATGCGGCCCGCCTAGCGGGCGCAGGCGCCATTGGTAAGTTGAAATATCTGACATTGCCCTTGCTTCGGCCCTTCATATGGGTCGTTCTCATCTTCAACGTCGCTTACGTCACGAATTCATTTCCGATCATTTGGATCCTCACGCAGGGCGGTCCAGCGCATCGCACCGATATTCTTATAACCTACCTCTATAAGTTAGCATTTACATTTGGCCGTCTCGGGGAAGCCGCAGCACTTTCGCTTGTCATGCTTTGTGGGCTCGGGGTGGTGACCGTTCTCATGCTGCGTATGATTGAGCGGTCAGACTATGCTTAG
- a CDS encoding carbohydrate ABC transporter permease, which translates to MLQRTDLGISLLNSLTVAISTAVASTLIALPAAYALSRFRFRGKRAASEVLLGSQMLAPIMLVLGLSQMVSGLGLTDTRLALVLLYSAFQVPFAVWMLRGYFDAIPIEIEEAARLDGASRLRIIWSVALPLSLPAVAVTATFAFITAFNEFVLALTLLRSPANFTLPLQVNALTAGRYAVDWPDVMGAVLMASLPVLFIFCGFQRYMVRGLRRSLGVT; encoded by the coding sequence ATGCTGCAAAGAACCGATCTCGGAATATCCCTCCTTAACAGCCTCACCGTCGCCATTTCGACCGCTGTTGCATCCACTCTTATCGCTTTGCCTGCGGCATACGCCCTTTCCCGCTTCCGCTTCCGGGGAAAGCGCGCAGCTTCCGAGGTCCTCCTCGGTTCACAGATGCTCGCACCCATCATGCTTGTATTGGGCCTTTCGCAAATGGTTTCAGGATTGGGCCTCACGGACACCCGGCTCGCGCTGGTGTTGCTCTATTCGGCCTTCCAAGTGCCGTTTGCCGTCTGGATGCTCCGCGGCTATTTTGACGCGATTCCCATAGAGATCGAAGAGGCGGCGCGGCTCGACGGAGCATCGCGGCTGCGAATAATCTGGTCGGTCGCACTCCCCCTCTCTCTGCCCGCTGTGGCGGTAACGGCGACCTTCGCTTTCATCACCGCGTTCAACGAATTCGTGCTAGCGCTCACGCTGCTGCGGAGCCCGGCCAATTTCACGCTTCCGCTCCAGGTCAACGCGCTGACCGCTGGGAGATATGCAGTCGACTGGCCGGACGTCATGGGGGCCGTTCTCATGGCAAGCCTGCCCGTACTGTTCATATTCTGCGGATTCCAGAGGTATATGGTGCGCGGTCTTCGCCGAAGCCTAGGGGTGACATGA